From Fervidobacterium sp., the proteins below share one genomic window:
- a CDS encoding secondary thiamine-phosphate synthase enzyme YjbQ, producing MLFKLEINSNKRIEFIDITSKVSNLVSQSGIKNGLCVIFVPHTTCGITINEHADPSVVEDLINHTSKLVPSSERYKHTEGNSDAHIKASLFGSNLSIIVVDSKLLLGTWQGIFLCEFDGPRRRTVYIKLLEG from the coding sequence ATGCTCTTTAAACTAGAAATTAACAGTAATAAACGCATTGAATTTATAGATATAACATCTAAAGTTTCAAATCTTGTTTCTCAATCAGGTATTAAAAATGGCTTATGCGTGATTTTTGTACCTCATACAACTTGTGGTATAACTATAAACGAACACGCCGACCCTTCGGTTGTAGAAGACTTAATAAATCATACATCAAAATTAGTACCAAGCAGTGAGAGATATAAACATACCGAAGGAAACTCAGATGCCCATATCAAAGCCTCTTTGTTTGGAAGCAATCTTTCAATTATTGTTGTTGATTCCAAGTTATTACTCGGCACGTGGCAAGGTATATTTTTATGTGAATTCGATGGTCCAAGGAGAAGAACTGTTTATATAAAACTATTGGAGGGATAA
- a CDS encoding shikimate kinase — MVGLPGSGKDTIVKILSEDFGFNVIRIEDIFKIETKKDICDLVKNNGFQSVGKMERKILNRFEKTRGKIIIGCGITTDFSSNNFLIIYLKCSKDKFIEKFKKCGSRNSLENHYNTFHKYYSSQADLVISTEHKMKFEIAAIINDFYKKNILHKQNA; from the coding sequence GTGGTGGGACTCCCAGGTAGTGGAAAGGACACTATAGTTAAGATATTATCTGAAGACTTTGGCTTTAATGTTATAAGAATTGAAGACATCTTTAAAATTGAAACCAAAAAGGATATATGTGATCTTGTAAAAAATAATGGATTTCAAAGTGTAGGTAAAATGGAAAGAAAAATTCTGAATAGATTTGAAAAAACTCGTGGTAAAATAATAATCGGTTGTGGTATTACGACAGACTTTTCTTCGAATAACTTTTTGATAATCTATCTAAAATGCTCAAAAGATAAATTTATTGAGAAATTCAAAAAGTGTGGTAGCAGAAACAGCCTTGAGAATCACTATAATACTTTTCACAAATACTACAGTTCACAAGCTGATTTGGTAATATCAACAGAACACAAAATGAAATTTGAAATTGCGGCGATTATCAACGATTTTTACAAGAAAAATATCCTTCATAAGCAAAATGCTTGA
- a CDS encoding ABC transporter permease, whose amino-acid sequence MRVLSAIFSIFLNPQFYKIALTAATPLIFASLGGVFSEITGVVNIALEGIILMGAFTSIVFTYLTGNVWFGVLMAIISGILLALLHAWGSIKWAGNQVVLGTSIILLSQGLTGFLMEPIFGQPGQTDFVGKIDEVVIPGLVNVPFIGQIIGEISPFVYIAFSCVVFGWWLIYKTKLGLRMRAVGENPEAADTLGVNVFAIRYFGVIMSGVFASLAGAYLSVGEIGQFKELMSGGRGFIGLAAMIIGKWNPVGAMLASLFFGVFGAFSNQLQSLQQIAVASNVKSLFDTIPFILTIIVVAGFVGRSRPPAADGVPYEKHD is encoded by the coding sequence ATGAGAGTTTTAAGCGCCATTTTTTCAATATTCCTCAATCCACAATTTTACAAAATAGCACTAACGGCAGCTACTCCTCTTATCTTTGCCTCTTTGGGCGGGGTTTTCAGTGAAATTACAGGAGTTGTAAACATAGCCCTTGAAGGGATCATTTTGATGGGAGCTTTCACCTCTATTGTCTTTACTTATCTGACAGGAAACGTATGGTTTGGCGTTCTAATGGCTATTATTAGTGGAATCCTACTTGCATTGCTACATGCGTGGGGTAGTATAAAGTGGGCTGGTAATCAGGTGGTGCTTGGTACATCTATTATACTTTTATCGCAAGGTTTAACCGGATTCTTGATGGAGCCTATCTTCGGTCAGCCTGGTCAAACGGACTTCGTTGGAAAGATCGATGAAGTAGTTATACCAGGATTAGTAAACGTTCCGTTCATAGGTCAAATTATAGGAGAAATAAGCCCGTTTGTTTACATTGCTTTCAGTTGTGTGGTGTTTGGCTGGTGGCTAATTTACAAAACAAAACTCGGTTTGAGGATGAGGGCAGTTGGAGAGAATCCAGAAGCAGCCGACACACTTGGCGTAAATGTCTTTGCAATAAGGTACTTTGGTGTGATAATGAGTGGTGTTTTCGCTTCGTTAGCCGGTGCGTATTTAAGTGTCGGTGAAATCGGTCAATTCAAAGAACTTATGTCCGGAGGAAGAGGGTTCATAGGATTAGCCGCAATGATTATAGGAAAATGGAACCCTGTCGGTGCGATGCTTGCTAGTTTGTTTTTTGGTGTGTTCGGTGCATTTTCAAATCAACTACAAAGCCTACAGCAAATTGCCGTTGCATCTAATGTTAAGTCGCTGTTTGACACTATACCATTCATTTTGACCATAATAGTTGTGGCGGGTTTTGTTGGTAGATCAAGACCACCTGCAGCTGATGGTGTACCATATGAAAAGCATGATTGA